Proteins encoded by one window of Nicotiana tabacum cultivar K326 chromosome 10, ASM71507v2, whole genome shotgun sequence:
- the LOC107817167 gene encoding uncharacterized protein LOC107817167 isoform X2, with the protein MKHDYAFVEFSDPRDADDARYYLDGRDVDGRRIIVEFAKGVPRGPGGSREYLGKGPAPGSGRCFNCGLEGHWARDCKAGDWKNKCYRCGERGHIEKKCPNSPKKLSRRDRSYSRSPVRSRSHSRSRSPRRRSYSRSRSYSPSRSPAPRRGKVDIERRSRSYSRSPEPKKASPSPSLSPPPKTRKHSPTPEDGSPTEAMRTTTREEGSYSQSPRERSASPLSPRRGDSPAPERDEDSPAEANGGSRSLSPKYQRNRADDDEDEGEYNNQRSGRESESP; encoded by the exons ATGAAGCACGACTATGCCTTCGTA GAATTTAGTGATCCACGAGATGCTGATGATGCAAGATACTATTTAGATGGGCGGGACGTTGATGGCCGCCGCATAATTGTGGAATTTGCTAAGGGA GTGCCACGTGGACCTGGTGGTTCGCGTGAGTATCTTGGCAAAGGACCTGCTCCTGGCTCAGGCCGTTGCTTCAACTGTGGCCTTGAAGGTCACTGGGCTCGAGATTGCAAAGCTGGGGATTGGAAGAATAAATGTTATCGGTGTGGAGAAAGAGGCCATATAGAAAAAAAATGCCCAAATAGTCCTAAAAAACTCAG TCGACGGGATCGGAGCTACTCACGGTCGCCTGTCAGGTCAAGGTCACACTCACGTTCACGTTCTCCTCGTCGTCGAAGTTACAGCAGAAGTCGCAGCTATAG tCCATCAAGATCTCCTGCTCCAAGGAGAGGAAAAGTTGACATAGAGAGGAGGTCAAGAAGCTACAGTAGGAGCCCTGAGCCAAAGAAGGCTAGTCCAAGTCCTAGTCTGAGTCCTCCACCGAAGACAAGGAAGCATAGCCCGACACCCGAAGATGGAAGCCCTACGGAAGCAATGAGGACGACCACCAGAGAAGAAGGTAGCTATAGCCAAAGCCCCAGAGAGAGAAGTGCAAGTCCTTTAAGTCCTAGACGAGGGGATAGCCCTGCACCTGAAAGGGATGAGGACAGCCCTGCTGAAGCTAACGGTGGAAGTCGCAGCCTGAGTCCCAAGTACCAGAGGAACCGTGCAGATGATGACGAGGATGAAGGTGAGTATAATAATCAACGCTCAGGCAGAGAGAGCGAGTCGCCTTGA
- the LOC107817167 gene encoding uncharacterized protein LOC107817167 isoform X1, which translates to MPRYDDRSGNSTRLYVGHLSSRTRSRDLERVFSKYGRVRDVDMKHDYAFVEFSDPRDADDARYYLDGRDVDGRRIIVEFAKGVPRGPGGSREYLGKGPAPGSGRCFNCGLEGHWARDCKAGDWKNKCYRCGERGHIEKKCPNSPKKLSRRDRSYSRSPVRSRSHSRSRSPRRRSYSRSRSYSPSRSPAPRRGKVDIERRSRSYSRSPEPKKASPSPSLSPPPKTRKHSPTPEDGSPTEAMRTTTREEGSYSQSPRERSASPLSPRRGDSPAPERDEDSPAEANGGSRSLSPKYQRNRADDDEDEGEYNNQRSGRESESP; encoded by the exons ATGCCTCGTTATGATGATCGATCGGGAAATAGCACTCGTCTCTATGTGGGCCACTTGTCTTCACGGACCCGTTCACGTGATCTGGAGCGTGTATTCAGTAAATATGGGAG AGTACGTGATGTGGACATGAAGCACGACTATGCCTTCGTA GAATTTAGTGATCCACGAGATGCTGATGATGCAAGATACTATTTAGATGGGCGGGACGTTGATGGCCGCCGCATAATTGTGGAATTTGCTAAGGGA GTGCCACGTGGACCTGGTGGTTCGCGTGAGTATCTTGGCAAAGGACCTGCTCCTGGCTCAGGCCGTTGCTTCAACTGTGGCCTTGAAGGTCACTGGGCTCGAGATTGCAAAGCTGGGGATTGGAAGAATAAATGTTATCGGTGTGGAGAAAGAGGCCATATAGAAAAAAAATGCCCAAATAGTCCTAAAAAACTCAG TCGACGGGATCGGAGCTACTCACGGTCGCCTGTCAGGTCAAGGTCACACTCACGTTCACGTTCTCCTCGTCGTCGAAGTTACAGCAGAAGTCGCAGCTATAG tCCATCAAGATCTCCTGCTCCAAGGAGAGGAAAAGTTGACATAGAGAGGAGGTCAAGAAGCTACAGTAGGAGCCCTGAGCCAAAGAAGGCTAGTCCAAGTCCTAGTCTGAGTCCTCCACCGAAGACAAGGAAGCATAGCCCGACACCCGAAGATGGAAGCCCTACGGAAGCAATGAGGACGACCACCAGAGAAGAAGGTAGCTATAGCCAAAGCCCCAGAGAGAGAAGTGCAAGTCCTTTAAGTCCTAGACGAGGGGATAGCCCTGCACCTGAAAGGGATGAGGACAGCCCTGCTGAAGCTAACGGTGGAAGTCGCAGCCTGAGTCCCAAGTACCAGAGGAACCGTGCAGATGATGACGAGGATGAAGGTGAGTATAATAATCAACGCTCAGGCAGAGAGAGCGAGTCGCCTTGA
- the LOC107817165 gene encoding ABC transporter G family member 20-like, producing MSSLGGGDDMSSASDLPFLGPRSTMDLQEFSRKPRHNVSVTLGELLKRVGDSTEETYNNNSLELGNHYSNIASPSSFPFILSFHNLSYSVKVKTKMALPKFLRRGNKDNELLDDNMKMLLNDISGEAREGEIMAVLGASGSGKSTLIDALADRISRESLKGTVTLNGEVLESKLLKVISAYVMQDDLLFPMLTVEETLMFSAEFRLPGTLSKSKKKARVQALIDQLGLTTAAKTVIGDEGHRGVSGGERRRVSIGIDIIHDPIVLFLDEPTSGLDSTSAYMVVKVLQRIAQSGGIVIMSIHQPSYRILSLLDHLIILSRGNTVFTSSPSSLQQFFAEFGNPIPENENRIEFALDFIRELEGTPNGTKNLVEFNKTWQRKKTSNSSSLFYNGTKPSLKDAISASVSRGKLVSGATNIDSSLSSSNIPKFANPFWVDMVVIAKRSMLNSMRMPELFGMRFGAVVVTGIILATIFWKLDNSPKGVQERVGFFAFAMSTTFYTCAEAIPVFLQERYIFMRETAYNAYRRSSYVLSHAIISLPSILVLSIAFAVTTYWSVGLAGGVSGFLFFLLFMVASFWAGSSFVTFLSGVIYNVMMAYTVVVAILAYFVLFSGYFISRDRIPPYWIWFHYMSLVKYPYQGVLQNEFDDPLKCFVKGIQIFDGSPLRAVPEQLKIKLLHNMSKTLGMNITSSTCLTTGADILKQTGVNDLNKWSCLWITIALGFFFRILFYFALVIGSKNKRR from the coding sequence ATGTCTAGTCTTGGCGGAGGCGACGACATGTCTTCAGCCAGTGATCTTCCATTTTTAGGTCCAAGATCAACCATGGATCTTCAAGAATTCAGTAGAAAACCAAGACACAATGTCTCTGTCACACTAGGTGAACTATTGAAACGCGTTGGCGACTCTACTGAGGAAACATACAACAATAATTCCCTTGAACTTGGGAATCACTACTCCAATATTGCTTCTCCATCTTCATTTCCCTTTATTCTTTCTTTCCACAATCTCAGCTATAGTGTTAAAGTTAAAACCAAAATGGCACTTCCTAAGTTCTTGAGACGCGGTAATAAGGACAACGAGTTGCTAGACGATAACATGAAGATGTTGTTGAATGACATATCAGGAGAAGCAAGAGAAGGTGAAATCATGGCTGTACTTGGAGCTAGTGGTTCGGGAAAATCTACGTTGATCGATGCACTTGCAGATCGAATATCAAGAGAAAGCCTAAAAGGGACAGTAACTTTAAATGGTGAAGTTCTTGAATCAAAACTTCTTAAAGTTATCTCAGCTTATGTTATGCAAGATGATCTCTTGTTTCCAATGTTAACTGTTGAAGAAACACTCATGTTCTCAGCCGAGTTTCGTCTTCCAGGGACTTTATCTAAGTCCAAAAAGAAAGCTAGAGTTCAAGCATTAATCGATCAATTAGGCCTTACAACTGCTGCTAAAACAGTGATTGGAGATGAAGGCCATAGGGGAGTTTCTGGTGGCGAAAGAAGGCGTGTTTCTATTGGCATTGACATAATTCATGACCCTATTGTCCTTTTTCTTGATGAACCAACTTCAGGGCTTGATTCCACTAGTGCATATATGGTTGTAAAAGTCTTGCAAAGAATTGCACAAAGTGGTGGTATTGTCATCATGTCAATTCACCAGCCAAGCTATAGAATCTTGAGTCTTTTGGACCATTTGATCATCCTTTCGCGCGGAAACACAGTCTTTACTAGCTCTCCTTCAAGTTTACAACAATTTTTTGCTGAATTTGGAAATCCAATTCCAGAAAATGAAAACAGGATAGAGTTTGCTTTGGATTTCATAAGAGAACTTGAAGGAACTCCAAATGGAACCAAGAATTTAGTGGAGTTCAACAAAACATGGCAAAGGAAAAAAACCTCAAATAGTAGCAGCTTGTTTTACAATGGAACAAAACCATCACTCAAAGATGCTATAAGTGCAAGTGTTTCAAGAGGGAAATTAGTCTCAGGAGCAACAAATATCGACTCGAGTCTTTCTTCCTCAAATATTCCAAAATTTGCTAATCCATTTTGGGTTGATATGGTTGTGATAGCCAAAAGATCAATGCTGAATTCCATGAGAATGCCTGAGCTATTTGGTATGCGTTTTGGCGCCGTTGTTGTTACTGGTATTATACTAGCCACTATATTTTGGAAATTGGACAATTCACCAAAAGGGGTTCAAGAAAGGGTAGGATTTTTTGCCTTTGCAATGTCCACAACTTTTTATACTTGTGCTGAAGCAATCCCAGTATTTCTTCAAGAAAGGTACATTTTCATGAGAGAGACTGCTTATAACGCTTATCGCCGTTCCTCTTATGTTCTTTCACATGCCATTATCTCACTTCCTTCAATATTAGTCCTCTCCATTGCATTTGCTGTCACAACTTATTGGTCAGTTGGATTAGCTGGTGGCGTTTCAGgtttccttttcttcttgcttTTTATGGTTGCCTCATTTTGGGCTGGAAGTTCATTTGTCACATTCCTTTCTGGTGTCATATACAATGTTATGATGGCTTACACGGTTGTTGTCGCGATCTTGGCTTATTTCGTGTTGTTTAGTGGCTATTTCATTAGTCGTGATCGGATCCCTCCTTATTGGATATGGTTTCATTATATGTCCTTAGTGAAATATCCTTATCAAGGTGTGTTACAGAATGAATTTGATGATCCTCTTAAGTGTTTTGTAAAGGGTATTCAGATTTTCGACGGCTCGCCTTTGAGGGCTGTACCTGAGCAGTTGAAGATCAAGTTGCTGCACAACATGAGCAAGACTTTGGGAATGAACATAACAAGTTCAACATGTTTGACAACAGGAGCAGATATATTGAAACAAACTGGTGTGAATGACTTAAATAAATGGTCTTGTTTGTGGATTACTATCGCTTTGGGATTTTTCTTTAGGATTCTCTTCTATTTTGCTTTAGTCATTGGAAGCAAAAATAAGAGGAGGTAA
- the LOC107817164 gene encoding uncharacterized protein LOC107817164, with the protein MRRRLKPRVPPLLLLFYSSILLSSLPGLIAAAIVTLDSIEIYNTHELLGSTPEVYFECKGENRTNLPDVKKKHELYTFKGEESWQPLTELEEKKCKRCGIYEKDSFIKPDDVFDEWEFCASDFTRTDGKYIHFKEKEFNATFLCPDCVPLEGASNHSAGSQTKGKGMHWVLVLLICVVVSTFVVLGAVTAYKYWQKRKKQQDQARFLKLFEDGDDIEDDLGIGPLSHVI; encoded by the exons ATGCGTCGTCGCTTAAAGCCTAGGGTTCCTCCTCTCCTTTTGCTCTTCTATAGTTCCATTCTTCTCAGCTCGCTTCCAG GATTGATTGCAGCTGCGATTGTTACTCTAGATTCGATCGAAATATATAACACTCATGAATTGTTAGGATCGACACCGGAAGTTTATTTTGAGTGTAAAGGTGAAAATAGAACAAATTTGCCTGATGTGAAGAAGAAACATGAGCTGTATACCTTTAAGGGCGAAGAGTCTTGGCAG CCTCTGACAGAACTCGAAGAAAAAAAGTGCAAACGATGCGGGATATATGAGAAAGACTCATTTATAAAGCCTGATGATGTATTTGATGAGTGGGAGTTCTGTGCCTCTGATTTTACTAGAACTGATGGGAAGTATATTCATTTCAAGGAGAAAGAGTTCAATGCCACATTCTTGTGTCCAGACTGTGTCCCTCTTGAAGGTG CTTCAAATCACTCAGCTGGCTCGCAAACGAAGGGAAAGGGAATGCACTGGGTTCTAGTGCTGCTTATCTGTGTGGTAGTGTCAACTTTTGTAGTTCTTGGAGCAGTGACTGCCTACAAATATTGGCAAAAGAGAAAAAAGCAACAAGATCAAGCTCGATTCTTGAAGCTGTTTGAGGATGGCGATGACATAGAGGATGATTTGGGCATTGGACCACTTAGTCATGTCATTTAG